In Ictalurus punctatus breed USDA103 chromosome 3, Coco_2.0, whole genome shotgun sequence, the following are encoded in one genomic region:
- the LOC108262793 gene encoding T-cell surface glycoprotein CD5 codes for MCFSAKLLMDRVLLLVLMPTALAISTSTSSQISEIVSTPTYSTPPETTSEPQTIHKPNTAVLPPAVGRIKVKWMKTSPCQGYIHFFINFTQRTTYLCSNNDKITNTELGNELCEERRCGEFLGFRNSYKIGYMIHENLTATSDIQCKIILLTCKDVDSKELVAYKVITGLLLTLIIAVLLCRFAQPTYIAVRKRFSQKRQNRWIGPTQTQSVSYHRGQASYPNNNTMKRQSYPGLERLTVNPSREPSSNRNSDYDSYGG; via the exons CCACAAGTACAAGTTCGCAAATCAGTGAAATTGTTTCTACACCTACTTATTCTACTCCTCCTGAAACTACAAGTGAACCCCAAACCATCCATAAGCCCAACACTGCAGTACTGCCACCTGCAGTGGGCAGGATAAAGGTGAAATGGATGAAGACCAGCCCGTGTCAGGGTTACATACACTTCTTCATCAATTTCACACAAAGAACAACGTATCTGTGTtccaacaatgacaaaattacAAACACCGAATTGGGTAATGAGTTATGTGAGGAGAGGAGATGTGGAGAGTTCCTTGGTTTCAGGAACAGTTATAAGATTGGTTATATGATCCATGAAAACCTAACTGCAACCAGTGACATTCAGTGCAAAATAATACTCCTTACTTGCAaag ATGTAGACAGCAAAGAACTGGTGGCCTATAAAGTAATAACAGGCTTGTTACTGACACTGATCATTGCCGTCCTTCTATGTCGATTTGCACAGCCAACATACATAGCTGTCCGCAAGAGAT TTTCACAGAAGCGGCAGAATCGTTGGATCGGCCCAACACAGACTCAGAGTG tgtccTACCATAGAGGGCAGGCCAGTTATCCCAATAACAATACAATGAAGCGGCAGTCCTATCCTG GTTTGGAAAGACTTACGGTAAATCCCAGCCGAGAGCCATCGTCGAACAGGAACAGTGACTACGACTCATATGGCGGTTAA